The following proteins are encoded in a genomic region of Catellatospora sp. TT07R-123:
- a CDS encoding MurR/RpiR family transcriptional regulator produces MGDRMEPGAAADAATLDPAPSWLSLDRPDSVLVRVRAQLPEFTGALQRVAEQVLTDPAGAARATIVELAERSSTSPATITRFCRALGFEGYADLRLAIAGETGRAARSAGWAEDIGRAIEPGDPLERVLGQIMAADTQAMRDTAAMLDLSEVERAADAIANANRVDIYGASGSALVGAEMQFSLHRIGIAAWTWPDVHNGLASAALLRSGDVALGISHTGQTRETVEMLAEAGSHGATTVALTGFPRSPLAELADIVLLTASQATSFRPDALSARHPQLVVLDLLYIAVAQRTHDRSHTAFQRTARAVDAHRFSNGQGREGDA; encoded by the coding sequence ATGGGTGACCGCATGGAACCGGGCGCCGCGGCCGACGCCGCGACGCTGGACCCTGCGCCGTCCTGGCTGAGCCTCGACCGCCCGGACAGCGTGCTGGTCCGCGTACGTGCCCAGCTGCCCGAGTTCACCGGTGCCCTCCAGCGCGTCGCCGAACAGGTCCTCACCGACCCGGCCGGGGCCGCCCGCGCCACCATCGTGGAACTGGCCGAGCGCTCCAGCACCTCGCCGGCCACCATCACCCGGTTCTGCCGCGCCCTGGGCTTCGAGGGCTACGCCGATCTGCGGCTGGCCATCGCCGGTGAGACCGGCCGCGCCGCCCGCTCCGCCGGCTGGGCCGAGGACATCGGCCGCGCGATCGAGCCCGGCGACCCGCTGGAGCGCGTGCTCGGCCAGATCATGGCCGCCGACACCCAGGCCATGCGCGACACCGCCGCCATGCTCGACCTCTCCGAGGTGGAGCGGGCCGCGGACGCCATCGCCAACGCCAACCGCGTCGACATCTACGGCGCCTCCGGCTCGGCCCTGGTCGGCGCGGAGATGCAGTTCTCGCTGCACCGCATCGGCATCGCCGCGTGGACCTGGCCCGACGTGCACAACGGGCTGGCCAGCGCCGCCCTGCTGCGCTCCGGCGACGTCGCGCTGGGCATCTCGCACACCGGCCAGACCCGCGAGACGGTCGAGATGCTGGCCGAGGCGGGCTCGCACGGCGCGACCACCGTCGCGCTGACCGGGTTCCCGCGCTCGCCGCTGGCCGAGCTCGCCGACATCGTGCTGCTGACCGCGAGCCAGGCCACCTCGTTCCGGCCGGACGCGCTGTCGGCCCGGCACCCGCAGCTGGTGGTGCTCGACCTGCTGTACATCGCGGTCGCCCAGCGCACCCACGACCGGTCGCACACCGCGTTCCAGCGCACCGCGCGCGCGGTGGACGCGCACCGGTTCAGCAACGGCCAGGGCCGGGAGGGCGACGCATGA